In Castanea sativa cultivar Marrone di Chiusa Pesio chromosome 6, ASM4071231v1, a single window of DNA contains:
- the LOC142641272 gene encoding ER membrane protein complex subunit 8/9 homolog produces MGGESRYEIAQNAYMKIVLHALKHKSSAVNAVLLGRVSPTNDVVEITDSVPLFHSHLGLLPQLEISLILIEEHYAAKGVNIVGYFHANERFDDYELSGVAKNVGDHIYRYFPQAAILLLDNKKLEALPKGKDRSPVMQLYTRDSSKNWKLAGGEGSSQLTIKEPAANAVLLDYISTEKWQDVVDFDDHLDDISKDWLNPELFK; encoded by the exons ATGGGCGGCGAGTCGAGATACGAGATCGCGCAGAACGCGTACATGAAGATCGTCCTCCACGCCCTAAAGCACAAATCCTCCGCCGTCAACGCCGTCCTCCTCGGCCGCGTTTCGCCGACGAACGACGTCGTCGAGATCACCGACTCCGTCCCTCTCTTCCACTCCCACCTCGGCCTCCTCCCTCAGCTCGAGATCTCTCTCATTCTC ATAGAGGAGCATTATGCTGCGAAAGGCGTGAATATTGTGGGCTATTTTCATGCGAATGAGAGGTTTGACGATTACGAGCTTAGTGGGGTGGCCAAGAATGTCGGTGATCATATCTATCGATACTTTCCCCAAGCTGCCATTCTATTG TTGGATAACAAAAAGCTTGAAGCTTTACCTAAGGGTAAGGACCGGAGCCCTGTAATGCAG CTTTACACAAGGGATTCATCTAAGAACTGGAAGCTGGCTGGAGGGGAGGGAAGCAGCCAATTGACCATTAAGGAGCCAGCAGCAAATGCAGTCCTATTGGATTATATTTCAACTGAAAAATGGCAGGATGTTGTAGATTTTGATGACCACCTTGATGACATTAGCAA GGACTGGCTGAATCCTGAGCTCTTCAAGTAA